One window from the genome of Longimicrobiaceae bacterium encodes:
- a CDS encoding DinB family protein produces MADDSMLKAVAFGDLQNELATTRRVLERVPDEHLGWKPHEKSFSLGTLAAHIVNLVGWGKDILELDGLDLSGPVTQSLKGSVPREELLRALDANIANVTQALERATTESLGKTWTLRHGDHVILSAPR; encoded by the coding sequence ATGGCAGACGATTCGATGCTCAAAGCAGTCGCGTTCGGCGACCTCCAGAACGAGCTGGCCACCACCCGCCGCGTGCTCGAGCGCGTGCCCGACGAGCACCTGGGCTGGAAGCCGCACGAGAAGTCATTCTCGCTCGGCACGTTGGCCGCGCACATCGTGAACCTCGTGGGCTGGGGCAAGGACATTTTGGAGCTGGACGGCCTGGATCTCTCCGGCCCCGTCACCCAGTCGCTCAAGGGCTCCGTGCCGCGCGAGGAGCTGCTGCGCGCGCTGGATGCGAACATCGCGAACGTAACGCAGGCCCTGGAGCGGGCCACCACCGAGAGCCTGGGCAAGACGTGGACGCTGCGGCACGGCGACCACGTGATCCTCTCGGCGCCCCGCG